A single window of Aspergillus flavus chromosome 4, complete sequence DNA harbors:
- a CDS encoding putative ribonuclease H: MTNATPSPPPGPATKPSPSVQSTPTSTAGTKRKRGSAGKYYAVKAGYQPGVYYAWNDCLTQVTGYKGAVFQAFSTLEEANAFLTGSKLPPAPGATTSSTEPSRFYGIQRGRVPGVYTDWAKAQEQIKGFARPRYKKFSTKEEAEAFVKLGQANGASFAGNTSEIQKLPGAPGILSDVPKDEQGSPIEPGDGPLPPGAEDGFDPNVLLDPKSGKVVYKTKEQKSVTKTKATGPPGMLRIYTDGSSLKNGRALASAGVGVYFGPGDNSRNVSEPLKGSRQTNQRAELTAILRALDIAPRHRDVTIFTDSQYAIKCVTVWYVKWQRNKWLTSDNKPVENKDLVESIRVKIEERDELKVKTLFEWVKGHNSDPGNEAADRLAVNGAQRGVSEKAAAMEAAKNIPDEIFDDDI, from the exons ATGACGAACGCTACTCCATCCCCTCCTCCCGGTCCTGCCACAAAACCGTCTCCGAGTGTACAATCGACTCCGACATCCACAGCTGGTACCAAGCGCAAACGAGGATCCGCAGGGAAATATTACGCGGTCAAGGCGGGATATCAACCTGGGGTTTACTATGCATGGAATGACTGCTTGACCCAGGTAACCGGGTACAAAGGTGCAGTGT TTCAAGCATTCTCGACGTTAGAAGAGGCAAATGCATTCCTTACAGGCTCAAAACTACCGCCAGCGCCGGGCGCCACTACTTCCAGCACAGAACCTAGTCGATTTTACGGCATACAGCGTGGGCGAGTACCCGGTGTTTATACCGACTGGGCAAAAGCTCAGGAGCAGATCAAGGGATTCGCACGACCGCGTTATAAGAAGTTTTCCACAAAGGAAGAGGCCGAAGCCTTTGTAAAACTGGGTCAAGCCAATGGTGCTTCGTTCGCTGGGAACACTTCAGAGATACAGAAACTCCCTGGAGCACCCGGGATATTGAGCGACGTACCAAAGGACGAGCAAGGCTCCCCCATAGAGCCAGGGGATGGCCCATTGCCTCCCGGGGCAGAGGATGGGTTCGACCCAAACGTACTTTTGGACCCAAAATCAGGAAAGGTGGTCTATAAAACGAAGGAGCAGAAAAGTGTAACAAAGACGAAGGCAACTGGTCCTCCCGGGATGTTGCGAATTTATACGGATGGTAGTTCGCTGAAGAATGGCAGAGCGCTTGCGTCGGCGGGAGTTGGCGTTTATTTCGGACCCGGGGACAACAG CAGAAATGTCTCGGAGCCCCTGAAAGGTAGCCGTCAGACGAACCAGCGTGCAGAACTGACAGCTATCCTTCGAGCTCTTGACATAGCTCCACGTCATCGAGATGTGACAATCTTCACAGATAGTCAGTATGCGATAAAATGTGTGACGGTGTGGTATGTCAAATGGCAGCGCAATAAGTGGCTTACGTCGGATAACAAACCGGTTGAGAACAAGGACTTAGTCGAATCAATTCGTGTCAAAATCGAGGAGCGGGATGAGCTTAAAGTTAAGACACTATTCGAGTGGGTTAAGGGGCACAATTCGGACCCGGGAAATGAGGCAGCTGACCGTCTGGCTGTTAATGGAGCGCAACGGGGGGTATCTGAAAAGGCAGCAGCTATGGAAGCGGCCAAGAATATCCCCGATGAAATATTTGACGATGATATCTAA
- a CDS encoding kinase-like domain-containing protein encodes MADSEISPETILSELSTTPYVCSSVEQLSGGTANFVFRGTLLRPRQDGTTTVVIKHTEDYIASNREFKLSAQRCLIEKSILTSLNNFPSSKITNDEDATSQFTAKTPHIYSFNPLTHTQVMEDLPDSVDLKSFFVSPSSARTVPREWAVSLGRALGHWLSSFHSWAKEPAQADVALELEQNHFFRDLKFSINYDNLINMVSKYPEILEGSRAVFEKVRDMAKSESGRKDGEGFGVIHGDFWSGNIILPKTSLDTQYSNTPLFIIDWELAQCGTRALDLGQMMAELYELKHYKDIDAGVWIIQGITEAYPALSEEMAFRTLIHVGTHLIYFGSTVPGWGTDGQITDVVRLGRDLIVKAWEKDKSWFKGGVWECLFKK; translated from the exons ATGGCCGACAGCGAAATATCACCAGAAACTATACTATCGGAGCTCTCCACGACTCCATATGTCTGCTCATCTGTTGAGCAATTAAGCGGTGGGACCGCCAACTTCGTCTTTCGTGGCACTCTGCTTCGTCCACGTCAAGATGGAACCACAACCGTTGTCATCAAGCATACAGAGGACTATATAGCATCAAATCGCGAATTTAAATTATCCGCCCAACGCTGT CTCATCGAAAAATCCATTTTAACCTCACTTAATAACTTCCCCAGCTCGAAAATCACGAACGATGAAGACGCAACCAGCCAATTCACGGCAAAAACACCCCATATATACTCATTCAATCCGCTCACCCACACCCAAGTTATGGAAGATCTTCCTGACTCCGTAGATCTAAAATCATTTTTTGTGTCGCCCAGCTCAGCTCGAACTGTGCCCCGTGAATGGGCGGTGTCTCTTGGCCGGGCATTGGGGCACTGGCTGAGTTCCTTTCATTCATGGGCCAAGGAGCCGGCACAGGCTGATGTGGCTCTGGAATTAGAGCAGAACCACTTCTTCCGGGATTTGAAGTTCAGCATAAACTATGATAATTTGATAAACATGGTCAGCAAGTACCCTGAGATACTGGAGGGCAGCCGAGCCGTTTTCGAGAAGGTCAGGGATATGGCAAAGAGTGAGTcgggaaggaaagatggagAGGGATTTGGAGTGATCCATGGGGACTTCTGGTCGGGGAA TATCATACTTCCGAAAACTTCACTGGATACACAGTACTCTAACACTCCCTTATTCATCATCGACTGGGAACTCGCTCAGTGTGGTACTCGGGCTCTTGATCTAGGCCAAATGATGGCCGAGTTGTATGAGCTAAAACACTACAAAGATATCGATGCTGGAGTGTGGATTATTCAGGGTATCACGGAAGCGTATCCTGCTTTGAGTGAAGAAATGGCATTCCGGACGTTAATTCACGTAGGGACCCATTTGATCTACTTCGGCAGTACGGTCCCTGGATGGGGGACAGACGGGCAGATTACTGATGTCGTGAGGCTGGGGAGAGATCTTATTGTCAAAGCCTGGGAGAAAGATAAGAGTTGGTTCAAAGGAGGGGTGTGGGAGTGTTTGTTCAAGAAGTAG
- a CDS encoding putative Na/H antiporter, with product MPTLALINFNIVCATLGGFISVFGLVSYLFKERFYLSEALISLLAGIIFSPHAANFIRPKEYALGSEQNLEEITMYFTRLVLGVQLVLAGVQLPKRYLQLEWKSLSLLLGPGMAAMWLCSSLVIWAMIPNFQFLHALIIGACVTPTDPVLSNSIVKGKFADKNVPRPLQRIIVAESGANDGLGYPFLFFAMYLLKYTGMGGAGYSGGAGKAMGLWFYETWAYTVILSVVYGITVGWVSRELLHWAEEKRYVDRESFLVFAIALALFIVGTCGMIGTDDLLACFVAGNVFTQDDWFRLETMDDSLQPTIDMLLNLAIFMWFGAVCPWSSFLNNNIIPIYRLIFLGVLILLVRRMPIIFAMHKYIGQIEHLLQAAFVGFFGPIGVGAIFYLSVCREFLQGIIVDGKVRDDAQKVSEAVDVVVWFLVICSIVVHGLSIPLVKAGYHLPRTISHALSVGSTPEAEPVPIANVQHTHSTATQDNSQGRKRPGAPRSTTLQIGRSVARAQLTDQQQLGTKHEGEPERPVNLVMQEPGNEATSGGNTLGGTE from the exons ATGCCGACCCTTGCGTTGATCAACTTCAACATTGTCTGCGCCACGTTGGGTGGGTTTATCTCGGTCTTTGGCTTAGTTTCCTACTTGTTCAAGGAGAGATTTTATTTGTCTGAAGCAT TAATCTCATTATTGGCTGGGATTATCTTCTCTCCACATGCAGCCAATTTTATAAGACCTAAGGAATATGCGCTCGGCTCAGAACAAAATCTGGAGGAGATTACAATGTACTTCACCAGACTAGTTCTTGGGGTTCAGTTGGTACTTGCCGGGGTCCAACTTCCTAAACGCTACCTGCAACTAGAATGGAAAAGCCTATCATTACTGCTGGGGCCTGGCATGGCTGCCATGTGGCTATGTAGCAGTCTTGTCATTTGGGCCATGATCCCTAACTTTCAGTTTCTACACGCTCTCATAATTGGCGCATGTGTAACTCCAACTGACCCGGTACTTTCCAACTCAATTGTAAAAGGTAAGTTCGCGGACAAGAATGTCCCTCGGCCACTTCAAAGGATCATTGTTGCTGAATCAGGGGCCAATGATGGCCTTGGATatccttttctattttttgcTATGTATCTGCTCAAATACACGGGCATGGGAGGCGCCGGGTATAGCGGAGGCGCCGGGAAAGCCATGGGACTGTGGTTCTACGAAACCTGGGCTTACACAGTGATATTAAGCGTTGTATATGGGATCACTGTCGGCTGGGTTTCTAGAGAATTGCTTCACTGGGCAGAAGAGAAGCGCTATGTCGACCGCGAGAGTTTCCTCGTCTTTGCTATCGCCCTTGCA CTTTTTATTGTGGGTACCTGCGGCATGATTGGAACAGACGACCTTCTGGCTTGCTTTGTAGCAGGTAATGTTTTTACTCAGGA TGACTGGTTCCGCCTCGAAACGATGGACGATTCACTGCAACCAACCATTGATATGCTTTTGAATTTGGCCATATTTATGTGGTTCGGTGCCGTCTGCCCATGGTCCTCCTTCCTGAACAACAATATTATCCCAATCTATCgcttgatcttcttgggaGTCCTGATCCTTCTCGTTCGCCGGATGCCGATCATCTTCGCAATGCACAAGTATATCGGCCAAATCGAGCACCTTCTTCAAGCAGCCTTCGTTGGATTTTTCGGTCCCATTGGCGTCGGTGCCATCTTCTATCTATCGGTCTGCCGAGAGTTCTTACAAGGTATCATCGTTGATGGCAAAGTCCGTGATGATGCACAGAAGGTTTCCGAGGCTGTTGATGTTGTCGTCTGGTTCTTAGTCATCTGCAGCATT GTTGTGCATGGTCTTTCTATACCGTTGGTGAAAGCGGGGTATCATCTGCCGCGGACCATCTCCCACGCACTCAGTGTTGGTTCCACGCCCGAGGCAGAGCCGGTGCCGATCGCGAATGTACAGCATACCCACAGCACTGCAACACAAGACAACAGTCAAGGACGTAAACGGCCCGGCGCACCTCGGTCTACGACGTTGCAGATAGGCCGGTCCGTCGCAAGAGCACAATTGACGGATCAACAGCAACTAGGTACAAAACATGAAGGAGAACCCGAAAGACCCGTGAACTTGGTAATGCAAGAACCTGGCAATGAGGCTACCTCAGGCGGCAATACGCTGggaggtacggagtag